A single region of the Halorussus gelatinilyticus genome encodes:
- a CDS encoding METTL5 family protein — MDKAALERRLSRVEGFADPRLDLEQYPTPADLAAHLVHLAGVQGDLAGKTVVDLGTGTGMLALGAAFHAPERVLALDRDPAALSQARENERRVAETAGDEPATDIEWLLADATRAPVCPASAPGDRSNATVLMNPPFGAQSGNEHADRAFLATAGDLAGVSYSIHNAGSQSFVEAFAADEGGEVTHAFRAELELSRRFGHQTSEREVLDAEVFRIEWK; from the coding sequence ATGGACAAGGCCGCCTTGGAGCGCCGACTCTCGCGGGTCGAGGGGTTCGCGGACCCCCGCCTCGACTTGGAGCAGTACCCGACGCCCGCGGACCTCGCGGCCCACCTCGTCCACCTCGCCGGCGTGCAGGGCGACCTCGCCGGGAAGACCGTCGTCGATTTGGGCACCGGGACGGGGATGCTCGCGCTCGGGGCGGCGTTCCACGCTCCCGAACGGGTCCTCGCGCTCGACCGCGACCCCGCGGCGCTCTCGCAGGCCCGCGAGAACGAGCGCCGGGTCGCGGAGACGGCGGGAGACGAACCCGCGACCGACATCGAGTGGCTCCTCGCCGACGCGACCCGCGCGCCGGTCTGCCCCGCCAGCGCGCCCGGCGACCGCTCGAACGCCACGGTCCTGATGAACCCGCCGTTCGGCGCGCAGTCGGGCAACGAACACGCCGACCGCGCGTTTCTGGCGACCGCGGGCGACCTCGCGGGCGTCTCCTACTCGATTCACAACGCCGGGAGCCAGTCGTTCGTGGAGGCGTTCGCGGCCGACGAGGGCGGCGAGGTGACCCACGCGTTCCGCGCCGAACTGGAACTCTCGCGGCGGTTCGGCCACCAGACCAGCGAGCGGGAGGTACTGGACGCCGAGGTGTTCCGAATCGAGTGGAAGTGA
- a CDS encoding rhomboid-like intramembrane serine protease, whose product MVQLPPWIPSPAQVAIPVAVLLSLALVRRLDAPAGQWGRRLRSRFLLGVPWGTLVSVLGVLAVYLFVQGGAGNWRNPVTLPFSSWSYLYPTGWLLAPFSHTGPGHLVGNLTTTLAVAPLAEYFFGHFPSKRGENPFFSRTSNPWIRAFVVFPAGVALVGVATSVFAWGPIIGFSGVAFAFVGFALVRYPLMTVVAVTAQGAIRTAYRAVRDPIVVGSASRRFGDPWWFGIAVQGHALGLLLGILLGVVVLYRRRERVGALRLWTGAVLLGMSMTLWALWWYRGESTYVLYRGWGVVFVVALAVVTTVAATADRRPLFGDVSRQQVGLLALLLPLAIMVGVAVPVNLTTVGDASVPGGGPAIEVRGYDVTYAEGVQNQKVSAIDVSMFGETTNVTTSGVIVVNDDREIWAQSVSKGRLAFTGRASVRVGGVGWSEDVQVKRRGWSMDGGGTAYQVWLRGPDDGEWTHTFASGPATAGATLANRSIRIAPANGTFYLRLLNDNATSRLAQIPAHNETVRLGPVRIEREHRKLFAAVNGTRVQIATREKYR is encoded by the coding sequence ATGGTTCAGTTGCCTCCGTGGATTCCTTCGCCGGCGCAGGTCGCGATTCCGGTCGCCGTGCTGCTGTCGCTCGCGCTGGTCCGGCGCCTCGACGCCCCGGCGGGCCAGTGGGGGCGCAGACTCCGCTCGCGGTTCCTGCTCGGGGTGCCGTGGGGCACGCTCGTCTCCGTGCTTGGCGTGCTGGCGGTGTACCTCTTCGTTCAGGGAGGCGCGGGTAACTGGCGCAACCCCGTGACGCTCCCGTTCTCGTCGTGGTCGTACCTCTATCCGACGGGATGGCTCCTCGCGCCGTTCTCCCACACCGGGCCGGGCCACCTCGTCGGCAACCTCACCACGACGCTGGCGGTCGCGCCGCTGGCGGAGTACTTCTTCGGGCACTTCCCGTCGAAGCGCGGCGAGAACCCCTTCTTCTCGCGGACCTCGAACCCGTGGATTCGGGCGTTCGTCGTCTTTCCGGCGGGCGTCGCGCTGGTCGGGGTGGCGACCAGCGTGTTCGCGTGGGGTCCCATCATCGGCTTCTCGGGCGTCGCGTTCGCGTTCGTCGGGTTCGCGCTGGTCCGCTATCCGCTGATGACCGTCGTCGCGGTGACGGCCCAAGGAGCGATTCGGACCGCGTATCGGGCGGTGCGCGACCCCATCGTCGTCGGGTCGGCGTCGCGGCGGTTCGGCGACCCGTGGTGGTTCGGCATCGCGGTGCAGGGCCACGCGCTCGGTCTCCTGCTCGGGATTCTGCTGGGCGTCGTGGTCCTCTACCGGCGGCGCGAGCGCGTCGGCGCGCTCCGCCTCTGGACCGGCGCGGTGCTGCTCGGCATGTCGATGACCCTCTGGGCGCTCTGGTGGTACCGCGGCGAGAGCACCTACGTCCTCTACCGCGGGTGGGGCGTCGTCTTCGTCGTCGCGCTCGCGGTCGTGACGACCGTCGCGGCGACGGCCGACCGGAGACCCCTGTTCGGCGACGTGTCGCGCCAGCAGGTCGGGTTGCTCGCGCTCCTGCTCCCGCTGGCTATCATGGTCGGCGTCGCGGTCCCGGTCAACCTCACCACGGTCGGCGACGCCAGCGTGCCGGGCGGCGGTCCCGCGATAGAGGTCCGGGGTTACGACGTGACCTACGCCGAGGGCGTCCAGAACCAGAAGGTCTCGGCCATCGACGTGTCGATGTTCGGCGAGACGACCAACGTGACGACCAGCGGCGTCATCGTGGTCAACGACGACCGCGAGATATGGGCCCAATCGGTTTCGAAGGGCAGACTCGCGTTCACCGGCCGGGCGAGCGTCCGCGTCGGCGGCGTCGGGTGGTCCGAAGACGTGCAGGTCAAACGCCGGGGCTGGTCGATGGACGGCGGCGGGACCGCGTATCAGGTCTGGCTCCGCGGGCCGGACGACGGCGAGTGGACCCACACCTTCGCCTCCGGACCCGCCACCGCGGGGGCGACGCTGGCGAACCGGTCGATTCGAATCGCTCCGGCGAACGGGACGTTCTACCTCCGACTGCTGAACGACAACGCGACGTCCAGACTCGCTCAAATACCCGCGCACAACGAGACGGTGCGGCTCGGACCCGTCCGAATCGAGCGGGAGCATCGGAAGCTGTTCGCGGCGGTGAACGGCACTCGCGTCCAGATAGCGACCCGCGAGAAGTATCGGTAG
- a CDS encoding PepSY domain-containing protein: MHTRQALAVGLSVLLTAGFVAAGAGSAVAVGSTADSTSPTAVEGAYHQQTTAQNETGASLDLSTLSVTALDAAELAQNRTGGKVLGVRLKTVNGTPGYEVVVADDAGNVTGVVVNAEESEVLEVREDMARLNGTVLDEQGSNVSDLRGAVETIRAAQRAVGSEFVPVEVAVEAERGLLAQQVSFVSPNATRHVVVDLTNNPVIGVSEAIPRTGGENGSGSGENATTTAALAMGVGSMPLAQEEGEEGGVFGEGFGEASEYGYGETEAFGEGAFARNDEFDTRDGYGIFSPLSGEGGIGGEEEGAGGLFGGEGEGEGGIVGEGEGEGEGGGFLGGEDENGWF; the protein is encoded by the coding sequence ATGCACACGAGACAGGCTCTGGCCGTCGGACTGAGCGTCCTGCTGACTGCCGGTTTCGTCGCGGCAGGGGCAGGGTCGGCAGTCGCTGTGGGTTCGACTGCGGACTCGACCAGTCCGACGGCGGTCGAAGGGGCGTACCACCAGCAAACCACCGCGCAGAACGAGACCGGGGCGTCGCTCGACCTGAGCACGCTCTCGGTGACGGCGCTCGACGCCGCCGAACTCGCTCAGAACCGGACGGGCGGGAAGGTTCTCGGCGTCCGACTCAAGACGGTCAACGGGACGCCGGGCTACGAGGTCGTCGTGGCCGACGATGCGGGTAACGTCACCGGCGTCGTGGTGAACGCCGAGGAGTCGGAGGTCCTCGAAGTCCGCGAAGACATGGCACGGCTCAACGGGACCGTGCTGGACGAGCAGGGGAGTAACGTCAGCGACCTCCGAGGCGCGGTCGAGACGATTCGGGCCGCCCAGCGGGCGGTCGGTTCCGAGTTCGTGCCGGTCGAGGTGGCCGTCGAGGCCGAGCGCGGACTCCTCGCCCAGCAGGTGTCGTTCGTGTCGCCGAACGCGACCCGGCACGTCGTCGTGGATCTGACGAACAACCCCGTCATCGGCGTCAGCGAGGCTATCCCGCGGACGGGCGGCGAGAACGGGTCGGGGAGCGGTGAGAACGCCACGACCACCGCCGCGCTGGCGATGGGCGTCGGGTCGATGCCCCTCGCGCAGGAAGAGGGCGAAGAGGGCGGCGTGTTCGGCGAGGGCTTCGGTGAAGCCAGCGAGTACGGATACGGCGAGACCGAGGCGTTCGGCGAGGGCGCCTTCGCGCGGAACGACGAGTTCGACACCCGCGACGGGTACGGCATCTTCAGCCCGCTTTCCGGTGAAGGCGGTATCGGCGGCGAGGAAGAGGGTGCAGGCGGACTCTTCGGCGGCGAAGGTGAGGGCGAAGGCGGTATCGTCGGCGAAGGTGAGGGCGAAGGTGAAGGCGGCGGATTCCTCGGTGGAGAGGACGAGAACGGCTGGTTCTGA
- a CDS encoding DNA-directed RNA polymerase subunit L: MELRVAEKAEDEISIEIAGEDHTFMNVLKGTLLEHEGVAAATYDMNPEQSGGQTEPILTIKTEDGTDPLDALEDATRDIKDKTAAFRDAYESAV; this comes from the coding sequence ATGGAACTACGGGTTGCCGAGAAGGCCGAGGACGAGATATCCATCGAAATCGCCGGTGAAGACCACACGTTCATGAACGTGCTGAAAGGCACCCTCCTCGAACACGAGGGCGTCGCGGCCGCGACCTACGACATGAACCCCGAGCAGTCCGGCGGACAGACCGAACCCATCCTGACCATCAAGACGGAGGACGGCACCGACCCGCTCGACGCGCTGGAGGACGCCACCCGCGACATCAAGGACAAGACCGCGGCCTTCCGAGACGCCTACGAGAGCGCCGTCTGA
- the hisF gene encoding imidazole glycerol phosphate synthase subunit HisF: protein MTLTKRIIPCIDVDLDEDGNAAVYTGVNFENLEYTGDPVEMARRYNEAGADEFVFLDITASADGRETMLSVVEDVADEIFIPLTVGGGIRTKADIKETLRAGADKVSINSGAIANPDLVTEGADAFGSQCIVISVDAKRRYDEQGEHYVEVDGESCWFECTVKGGREGTDLDVVEWAAEAESRGAGELFVNSIDADGTKDGYDIPLTKAVCDAVDTPVIASSGCGGPEDMYEVFTEAGADAGLAASIFHFGEYSIREVKEYLDDRDVPIRL, encoded by the coding sequence ATGACCCTCACCAAGCGCATCATCCCGTGCATCGACGTGGACTTAGACGAGGACGGGAACGCGGCGGTCTACACCGGCGTCAACTTCGAGAACCTCGAATACACCGGCGACCCGGTGGAGATGGCCCGCCGGTACAACGAGGCCGGGGCCGACGAGTTCGTCTTCCTCGACATCACCGCGAGCGCCGACGGACGCGAGACGATGCTCTCGGTCGTCGAGGACGTGGCAGACGAGATTTTCATTCCCCTCACGGTCGGCGGCGGCATCCGGACGAAAGCGGACATCAAGGAGACTCTGCGCGCCGGGGCCGACAAGGTGTCCATCAACTCCGGGGCGATAGCGAACCCCGACCTCGTGACCGAGGGTGCCGACGCCTTCGGGAGCCAGTGCATCGTCATCTCGGTGGACGCCAAGCGCCGGTACGACGAACAGGGCGAACACTACGTCGAGGTGGACGGCGAGTCCTGCTGGTTCGAGTGTACCGTCAAGGGCGGCCGCGAGGGCACCGACCTCGACGTGGTCGAGTGGGCCGCGGAGGCCGAGTCGCGGGGCGCAGGCGAACTGTTCGTCAACTCCATCGACGCCGACGGGACGAAGGACGGCTACGACATCCCGCTGACGAAGGCGGTCTGCGACGCGGTGGACACGCCCGTCATCGCCTCCTCCGGCTGTGGCGGTCCCGAGGACATGTACGAGGTGTTCACCGAGGCCGGCGCGGACGCCGGACTCGCGGCCTCCATCTTCCACTTCGGCGAGTACTCGATTCGGGAGGTCAAGGAGTATCTGGACGACCGCGACGTGCCGATTCGGCTCTGA